One Ranitomeya imitator isolate aRanImi1 chromosome 1, aRanImi1.pri, whole genome shotgun sequence DNA window includes the following coding sequences:
- the LOC138666309 gene encoding olfactory receptor 6B1-like has protein sequence MEDNSNKTQSISTFILLGFPTSRPLEILFFLVFFLIYLLTVVENLLIIILIWTNSNLHKPMYFFLGHLSFLETWYVTVTVPKLLSIFAVENREISVSCCMLQLYFFIALVCTECVLLTVMAFDRYVAICKPLHYVTIMNWNFCVLLALGSWLIGFLISLIKVYYISRVTFCNLNVINHFYCDISPILNLACTGMMLAELVDFALALLILLIPLMLTFVSYSSILNTVLSIPTSSGRQKAFSTCTSHLVVVVIFYAATLFMYARPNRARSFNYNKLVSVIYTVITPLLNPMIYCLRNKEVQKILRKMLFSKNAEP, from the coding sequence atggaagacaactCCAATAAAACACAAAGCATCAGCACCTTTATCCTTCTCGGATTCCCTACTTCTCGGCCATTGGAAATTCTCTTCTTTTTGGTTTTCTTTTTGATTTATCTTTTAACAGTTGTGGAAAACCTACTCATTATCATTTTAATCTGGACTAATTCCAATTTGCATAAACCAATGTACTTTTTCCTAGGGCACCTTTCCTTCCTGGAAACATGGTATGTTACTGTCACTGTGCCCAAACTACTCTCCATATTTGCGGTTGAAAATCGAGAAATTTCTGTCAGTTGCTGCATGTTACAGCTATACTTCTTCATTGCTTTGGTGTGCACCGAGTGTGTTTTGCTGACTGTTATGGCTTTTGATCGATATGTTGCCATCTGTAAACCCTTGCATTATGTCACCATTATGAATTGGAATTTCTGTGTCCTCTTGGCATTAGGATCTTGGCTCATCGGCTTTCTTATATCACTGATTAAAGTATATTACATTTCCAGAGTCACTTTTTGTAATTTGAATGTTATAAATCACTTCTATTGTGATATCTCACCAATACTCAATCTGGCCTGTACAGGTATGATGTTAGCTGAACTTGTGGACTTCGCATTGGCCTTACTCATACTTTTGATACCATTGATGCTAACATTTGTCTCTTACAGCTCCATTCTGAACACTGTTCTTTCTATTCCAACCTCCAGTGGGAGACAAAAGGCTTTTTCGACTTGTACATCTCATTTGGTAGTAGTTGTTATATTCTATGCAGCCACCCTCTTTATGTATGCAAGGCCAAATAGGGCTAGGTCATTCAATTATAACAAGCTGGTATCTGTTATATATACGGTAATAACACCTTTACTCAATCCAATGATATACTGTTTAAGGAATAAGGAAGTTCAgaaaattttaagaaaaatgctattTTCAAAAAACGCAGAACCATAA